The genomic segment GGAACAATACCTGGAATAAGACCAGGAAATGAAACAGTTGAGTATTTAGAAGGTGTTGTCACAAGAATTACTTGGGGTGGTGCTTTCTTCTTAGCAGCAATATCAATACTTCCATATGCTATATTTACTGCATTTAATCTTCCAGTTTTCTTCGGAGGAACAGGAATAATAATTGTGGTTGGAGTAGCAATTGATACTGTTCAACAAATTAATGCTCATCTTGTAATGAGAGAATACAAAGGATTTATATAAAGCTTTATATAAAAAACACAACTGTATGGTTGTGTTTTTTTATATTATAAATATTTTTTCGGAGGTCAAAATGGTTAAATTAACTGAAGAAGATAAGAAGTTTATTAATGAGAATTTTGATGAGGCTGAAGATATGATAAGATATTATGATATAGAAGGTGTGTTAATAACAATAGCCAAAGCTATTGCTAGTTACGGTTATGATGAAGAGTATGATATGAATGAATTTGGAGAAGCAGCTCAAGAAGTTTATACAAGAATCTATAAAAATAATATAGATAAACTATAATTTCCAAAAGTAGAGGAGTGTAAACGACTACTACATTTGAGACACAGAAACGGAGTTTCTGTGATCCTTAATTTTCTTTTTTAGCTCAGTTATCTAGCACATTGCTAGGTTTTGACAAAGTACCTTTGTTATTTACGTTAATTAGTCAATTTCAGCTCTTCCTATTTCTTTTAAATATCAGCTAAATTCCATGTCAAAGAATAAAGAGAGAGTAACACTCATCTGACTAAAATTCCGAAACTTGACTTCGTCTTCAAACACGTCGGAATTTTTAGCGTCAGATTTCGTAACTCTCTCTAATATTCTTCTCCAAATTACATTTAGCTGATATTAGGAATTATCCCTAACATCAAGTTGACGTAATTCGGAAGTGAATATTAGAAGGCCTCAGCGAAATGCAGTTAAGAAAATGCAACGTGTTTGAGCGAGCTTGCGAGTGAGTTTTGCATTTTCAACGGAATGAGCTATAGGGATTCTTTATTCACTGACATGGAGACAACTTGATGTTAAAAAATATAAGTTTTGTTAATGTAAATTAGAACGATAAATTATAGTTTAGTTTATTAAAAACGTGCATTTTTCCTAAAGTTATAGTATAATAATAAAGTAATAAAAAAAATATTTTAAGGAGATGTTGCAATATGAATATTATGTTATTTGGTGCACCAGGTGCAGGAAAAGGAACTCAAGCTAAATTCCTTATTGAAAAATATGGAATTCCTCAAATCTCAACAGGAGATATCCTAAGAGCAGCTATAAAAGAGGGAACTGCTATGGGACTTGAAGCTAAAAGATTTATGGATGAAGGAAAATTAGTTCCAGATTCAACTATTATAGGAATAATCAAAGATAGATTATCTCAAGAAGATTGTAAAAAAGGATTCATTTTAGATGGATTCCCAAGAACAATAGCTCAAGCTGAAGCTTTAGAAGTATTAATGAAAGAAATGGGAATAACTTTAGATAAAGTTATCTCTTTAAATGTACCAGATGAATTAATCGTTGGAAGAGTAACTGGAAGAAAAGTATGTCCAGCTTGTGGAGCATCTTTCCATGTTGAATTCAACCCACCAAAAGTAGAAGGAAAATGTGATCTTTGTGGAGCAGATCTTATCACTAGAAAAGATGATAATGCTGAAACTGTAACAAA from the Fusobacterium varium genome contains:
- a CDS encoding adenylate kinase — translated: MNIMLFGAPGAGKGTQAKFLIEKYGIPQISTGDILRAAIKEGTAMGLEAKRFMDEGKLVPDSTIIGIIKDRLSQEDCKKGFILDGFPRTIAQAEALEVLMKEMGITLDKVISLNVPDELIVGRVTGRKVCPACGASFHVEFNPPKVEGKCDLCGADLITRKDDNAETVTKRLGEYHSQTAPLFDFYQERGVLVDIDGTKSVEAITKEIFDILG